From bacterium, a single genomic window includes:
- a CDS encoding glutathione peroxidase encodes MKQIIFLSVSINMLLFGIACRDVRIKPEQSNMKSTQPVYNIAVKTIDGAETNLATYRGKKILLVNVASECGYTPQYKDLQKLQEQFGSKVVVLGFPSNDFGGQEPGSNAEIKNFCERNYKITFPMFDKITVVGEGQHPLYQWLSQKNLNGWNEKAPSWNFCKYLIDENGELIGYYNSSVNPLSDEIINKL; translated from the coding sequence ATGAAACAAATAATTTTTTTAAGTGTATCAATTAATATGTTGCTGTTTGGCATAGCATGCCGCGATGTACGCATAAAACCGGAGCAATCAAATATGAAATCTACGCAACCCGTGTACAACATTGCTGTCAAAACAATTGACGGCGCCGAAACAAATTTGGCTACGTATCGCGGAAAAAAAATACTCCTCGTTAACGTGGCTTCCGAGTGCGGTTATACGCCGCAATACAAAGATTTACAAAAATTGCAAGAACAGTTTGGCTCTAAAGTCGTCGTTCTTGGTTTTCCGTCGAACGATTTTGGCGGACAGGAACCGGGCTCCAATGCTGAAATAAAGAATTTTTGTGAGCGCAATTATAAAATAACATTTCCTATGTTTGATAAAATAACCGTGGTCGGCGAAGGACAACATCCGCTCTACCAATGGCTCAGTCAAAAAAACCTCAATGGATGGAATGAAAAGGCGCCGAGCTGGAATTTTTGTAAATATTTAATCGACGAAAACGGGGAATTGATCGGATATTATAATTCCTCCGTTAATCCGCTGAGCGATGAAATCATTAACAAATTATAA